Genomic DNA from Macadamia integrifolia cultivar HAES 741 chromosome 6, SCU_Mint_v3, whole genome shotgun sequence:
ACATTTCAGACAGTTATTAAATGATAAATATTGAATGAACCTCAACAACTTTCACTCCATTCCGCTCACTCATCCTCATATCGCAACACTTCTTTATCCATTTCTTTCAGAGTCTCTCCTAATTTCATACTCGGTTACTGCAAGTGCAAGCAGAGCAGTAGCTGTAACAGCCATTTCAGTAATGTTACTTGTGGGGCTTTGTAAGTAGTAGATTAGCATGTTATTGGGGAAACCCAGACGCATTTTGGGATCTGGGTTTTGTTTGTTCATCGCTAGTATTCTTTTCTTGGATTGATTATGGGTTTCTCTCTGTTCCCTGTTGTgggttttgtttctctttctctgttatTGTATTCTACTACTTGTTATTCTTTTTCCGAAGATCAAGAGAGAGACCGGATCACTGAATTACCGGGACAGCCCAACATTCAATTCTCCCAGTACTCGGGATACGTTACAGTTGATGAAAAAGCCGGCAGGGCCTTGTTTTACTGGTTGGTAGAGGCTCCTGCGAATCGTCGGCCGGAGTCGAGACCACTGGTTCTATGGCTTAATGGAGGGCCTGGGTGTTCGTCTGTGGCTTATGGTTTCGCCGAAGAGATCGGACCTTTCCGTATTAATCCGGACGGCAATTCCCTTTTATCCAATCCTTACGCTTGGAACAGTCGTAAGTCTCACTCACATCGTCTTTTTCTACTAAGCTTCTTTCGCTTGACGAATGATTATTTTGTTCTGTTGGGACTGTGTGTGCTTTGCCAGAGGCGAATTTGCTTTTCCTGGAATCTCCTGCGGGAGTGGGGTTCTCTTATTCGAATACTACCTTGGATCTGTATACTGTCGGTGACCAGAGGACGGGTATTTATTTTATCTGCATTTTGATATAGTTCTTACGGCATTTGTGTTATCAGGAAGAAATCGCTGGCCGTTGGGCCTTTGAGCATCTCTAGTTGATTCtggaattttcttttcctgtGAATTTTGTAGCTGAAGATGCATATACTTTCCTAGTCAACTGGTTCAAAAGATTTCCTCAATATAAACATAGAGATTTCTACATTGCTGGAGAAAGTTACGCAGGTGTGGCAATTGCTTCAAACTTCCCCTTTCTGCTGGGTTTTATCTCTCATGAAACACAGTCAactgatatatatttttttcttataatttcaGGTCACTATGTTCCTCAGTTGGCTCAAATTGTTTACCGGAGAAACAAGAGAATCAACAATCCTGTTATTAATTTCAAGGGGTTCATGGTAAGACTGAAAACAGAACTTTGCATGATATCTGTTGGGTTTCCATTGCTTAATTGTGATTGAATTGCTGATTACCATTTTTTATTATCAGGTTGGAAATGCCGTAACTGATGATTATCATGACTATGTGGGAACTTTTGAGTATTGGTGGACTCATGGCTTAATTTCTGATGCTACCTATAGAACTCTGAGAGTTAGATGTGATTTTGTATCTTCTTTACACCCATCTGATGCATGCATTGCAGCTCTTGATGTCGCTGTATCAGAACAAGGAAACATTGATCCTTACAGCATATTCACACTTCCTTGCAATGATACTGCAACTCTCAGACGCAATTTGAGGGGACATTATGTAAGTTATCATAGAACCTCCTCCTGTTCCTTTTACTAATGGAGTGTTTCATCTGGAACTAATTGTAGTTCTCACTTGTAACATTATTATATTTAGACCTATTGCTGCTGTCTTCTATGCTGTTCTCCAATTTTCTCCTCTAAATTTCCATTGGAATAGTCCTGCTCTGGTATTTTTCATTGAGCTTCTCAGTGTGCAGTGCCATTCCCTTGTAATCACCACTTTTGAGTGGTGTGCTGTCCCTTGTTTGTGGTCCTTCTGACTTGCACACATGCACTACAGTTAGTACCCCTTGTGCCCTCATTATGATTTTCAAGTTTAAAGTTTCCAAAGTTGCTCAAGTGCCCCTGTCTGACCCACAGCCTCCTTTTGAGACTTGAGACCTGCTTCAGATCCTCACATTGTGCAATGAGGTTGTCTGGCACCATTACTCACTTTTATTATAATCACCTTCTTTCCTGGCCTCCTTTTGCAGCATGCCTCTTGAGTAAGTTCTATGCAGTCATGTAGTGGTGTCTGGCTGAAGTGGCAGAAGAGTATGGAACCATCTATATGGGGCCCAAGGGAAAAATAAATATCATCCTGAGAACTGCCTGCATAGCTGAGATCCACTCACAGCATTCCTAACATCAGGATAGGAATTGTCCCCAGTGACCTTTTAGGACACCACTCAACTGGCCGAAGCTTTGACCTGGATGGGCAGTCCAAAACTCTGTAAATAAAGCCATATATCCCTCAACCGGCCAGTAATGGTGATTTACTTGAGGGCGTAGAGCTCATGTAAAAGGTGAATTTCATTGAAAAGCATTGCTAATTCCatgtgatgaaaaaaaaaaaagggcaaactTTTGAGGTGGTTGAACCAAAGACAAACCAACTTAGCCTTCTCTAAGAAACCGCCTACCTCAGCAATTTTTCACTTGGCTACAGGTAGCCAAGTGTCTACATGGTTCTCTACACACTTGAGGTTAAATGCAAATATTTcatgtttcagtttcagtttcatcCATATAAATCTAAAGCTGTTGAATGGTTATTTAGTCTCACTAACTATTTATTCAAGCCAGCCTTGGATGTCCAGAGCATATGATCCCTGCACTGAAAGGTATTCTAAGCTGTACTTTAATCGCCCAGAAGTGCAAACGGCAATCCATGCTAATTTAACTGGCATTCTCTATTCTTGGGATACATGCAGGTATGGCCACCATTTCTGTACACTTGAGGGATATCTCTGTTACATATTTTGTGACGACATGGTTGAGTAGTTGATCAAGTTCCTCTCTCATGCAGTGATATTGTTGGGAATTACTGGGTGGATTCTCCCTTAACTATGCTTCCTATTTATCAAGAGCTTATTGCAGCTGGTCTGAAGATTTGGGTATTCAGGTAAATTCTTATAAACTTTTCTTCAATATTTTAGTGAAATTTGGAATTAGGTCTTATGACCTGGTTGGTTACATCAAGACATTAAACTTTAAAGGAATGGTGGAAAAACATGGTCAAAAAAATGACTCATCAGCTGTGGATAATTTAGTTTTGCATAGAAGACGTGGAACTCTGCACCTCAAAACCTATGACATAGCTATGGGTTCTAACAGGGGGCCCCCATAATTTTGAATTCTAAATCTGTGATTTAAGGACCACACTGTTGAGGGTCCTTTGACCAGTTGATTGGTTGTGAGACCCTGTGTCTTCATAGTCATATGCTTTATCTCTCTTCAATCTCTTTCTGTTCTATTCTCCAAGCCCAATCTTCACCTTGTACATGCATACATTCCATTCTCTATTTGCAcaatttccattttatttgtGATTCTTTTAAATTAATATAGCATATGGTGGAAGGGTTCCTAATTAGAATTAAGGTGTAAACCTTAAAAGTTACAAAGGAGGAGcaccaaaaccagaaaaaatataaaaaatccgTCTACATGGGAAATTGAAGAAACATCAACAGACACCAGTGAGCATATCACAATATCTTAGAACAGAGTGGTAGAAAAtcaccatcattttatttcaccATGCCTTATCCTCTTTCCATTGCTGACTTCCACGTTTACCTGAGATTTTATTATAGTTTCCCTTTATTTTGATTTCCATGTTAAAAATCTGAATTTTCTGGCTTCTttgttcattaaaaaaaaaaaaaaaaaaaaaaaaaatctggctTCAAGGGGTTGCATTTCCAGCTAAGGGAGCCTGgacaacgccttgacaactatgtttatCAAAGAGAAGAATATTCAACAGTTAGGGATCTGTTGGGAATTGCTAAGAAATACGGCGGAATCCTTGGCACCCTCTATTAATTGGTGTCATATTGTTGTTACCTAGATAGTTCTTACTGCATTATATGGCTGCTAGTGTATTAAGGACAGTCACCTGTCATCCATGCTGGATTAGTGGATTATGCATGCTTCCTTTGCTGATTATACTCAATGACTGAACTCTTTGCCCAGTGGAGACACTGATGCTGTGGTGCCTGTCACTGCAACTCGCTACTCAATTGATGCTCTTAAGCTACCAACCATCATCAACTGGTATCCCTGGTATGACAATGGAAAGGTCAGTTCCATGAAATTCCAACCTCGTTCTTCATTTCTAGGAGATGATAATGGCATATATGTGCATCTTCTTACTGTCTTACTTGTGTTTTTCCTGCCTTGTGATATAGGTTGGCGGGTGGAGCCAAGTGTACAAAGGTCTGACATTTGTAACAGTAACTGGTGCAGGGCATGAGGTTCCTCTTCATCGCCCCCGTCAAGCTTTAATATTATTTAAACATTTCTTAGATAGTAAGCCGATGCCTACctcaagcaagtagtccaattCATCTGATTCCTCAGGAATAAGCGACAGTTGGAACAAGCTCACCACTGGGATTAAAATGAAAGATCGAATAAGAGAAATGATCTTCGCATACCAATTCATGCTTGGTGTCTATGTTCTGAGTCTTACAAAGGTTATGATACTCACCAACTACCATTTGTCTTCtatgattttcattttgtatCTTTTAATTTTACTCAATTCAGCATAGATTCATGCTTGTATCTTGCTAATGTACCAACAACTGAAACCAACTATATAAGATTTTttcaaggttttgggttttcccATGGCTACAAATGAGTTGAATTACAGTGTTGAAACTAAAAGCATTAAGAGATTAATGAATGGGTCATGTCCAGTATGTCACTGTAATAAGAAGACTGCTTTTGGTTCTCACTTATGAGGAAGAAACATCTCCAGAGATCGATAATGTTGTAAGTATATTCTATCTGTGTTAAGGCCGAGGCTGGTGGCTTCCTCAAGAAGGCGAATGGTGGGCTCCAGGTACCATATACCACCACCATCCTCCACACTCCATAGTCTTATATGCCTTGCTTGGCTTGTGGAGCTTTAAGGTAGCATGTACCAAAATTCCTTTCTTCCCCTTACATTATATATGTtatctagaaagaaaaaaaaaaatgatatcctTCTTTTTAAGCTTTGGGAGTGGGGATGTAATTTAGAAAGAAAATGCTATTAAGCACTAAAATGGGGTGTAGATTGggtcacaatttttttttattttttttttttaatatgggtTTTATATCAAATACGTGTGGTTGGGGAAGTGACTAAGTTGAGTTTGAATCTAATAATGCGGCTCTCGATcgtcagaaaaaagaaaaagaaaaagaaaaagattattcTTCCCCTTTCCAAAAGCAAGGGTTCTTTGCGATTCTAATCAAATTGTTCACTATTTAGTTTGATTTTGCTTCTAGAAAGTAAAACAGTTTATTGAatggtttgattcagttttaaATTGATAAACCATTAGTTTTGAACCAATTAGAAACAATATACTATTGAACCGATTATACATACCAAACCGATTAAAATACCATTTGCTCCTtcattttatataaattttctGTGTTTTGTAATGGATTTACATTTTAAGACCCTTTTAACCACAACCATTTATTAATTGATTCAATTTGGGATATATTGGAACCGcttaataaataattcaatccTGATTTTAAACCGAATCAATTAACTAGAACCGAACCGATTAGCACCCAACAACCAAACCGGATGGAATCAGAACTCATTGGTGGGTTTCTTCACTAGACACGGAAAGCAATAAAAGTGCAACGAACGAGGCGGCAATGTCAAGCCCAAATGCCCAACAACAAAAAGAAGAGATAGGCGGGAACTGGGAAGGAGGAAGAGAGCTTACAAAGAAACGAAGCACAGCAGAAGTGGAAGCTTTGTAACAGAGAAACCCATAGACTACTAGAGAAGAGTAAACCAGAGATGTATCGGTTCAGTAATACTGTCATAGGCTTTCTGAACCTCCTAGCTCTTTTGGCTTCCATACCCATCATAGGTTCAGGGCTTTGGATGGCCAAAAACAACACCACTTGTGAATCCTTCTTCCAGACACCGCTTCTGGTCATAGGGTTCATCATTCTGGTGGTTTCCTTGGCGGGTTTCATTGGGGCTTGCTTTAATGTGGCATGGGCTCTTTGGGTCTACCTGTTTGTGATGTTGTTACTCATTGCCACCTTATTGGCCTTCACCATCTTTGGCTTTGCGGTCACCGGCCAAGGGGGTGGTGTCCAAGTCCCTGGTCGGGTCTATAAGGAGTATAGGCTTCAGGACTACTCACCATGGCTCAGGACACGAGTCCAGGATCCTCAATACTGGAGGACGATCAAAACTTGCATAACGGGCTCCAAGACCTGTGCAAAGATTGCCTCGTGGACGGCCCTTGATTACCTTGAGAGGGACATGACTCCTGTACAggttctctctctgtctccccTTCCTCTGTTTTCTTATTTAGTTTTCAGTTTCATCTTCTCATGATTGTCGAGATTAGTGTAATTCATGCTATTTTTGACATAATTTCTATTCTGTTTTACATATATTTTGTGGTTTATCTTACAATATTTGGATTTCcagaaagatatatatatatatatatatataattttttttttcttctttaagcCAAGAGTATCTAGTTTTTGTGAGGAAATTATTAAATCTTGCTAAATTGCATTACAGGATGAACTATTACATAAATAATTAATCATGATAACAGTTTGTCACAAATGATCTAGTGTTTGATTAGAACTTTGTTGTGGTCATGGATATGCAGTCTGGTTGCTGCAAGCCACCAACTTCCTGCAACTATGGAGCTGCTACAATGATGGCACAAGACCCTGACTGCTACAGGTGGAACACCATGGCCAATTTGCTTTGCTATGAGTGTGATTCTTGCAAGGCTGGAGTACTGGAAGATGTGAGGAGAGACTGGCATAAACTCTCAGTCCTCAATGTGTTAATGGTTGTCTTTCTTATTTGCATCTATTCCATTGGGTGTTGTGCATACCGGAACAGCAAGAGATCCCAGACAGACTACCCTTATGGAGAGAATCGGATGAAAAAAGTGATACCCAGATGGGACTTCTATTGGTAAGCACTGACCAGACCCTACTGTTATTCATTTCTCATCCATTGCTCTACCCGAAACATCATCTATTTTATGGTCTTTGTTTCTCTCACTGCTAAGAGATTCCTTTGGTTTGGGCTTTTTCAGGAGGAGATGGTGGCGAGACAGAAGAGAATTCCTTtactagctctctctctctctcttttcttctcttccttctgtGCTATGTTCCCTAAATATGGGGTTGTGCAGGGTTTTAACCATGTGTGGTTTGCAATCCTGGAGGCCAGCATTTACATGCACTATTTTTGCTTTTTCTCTGTAGAGATTAGCGAAGGATTACTTgcttcatttcaaagttcaaaatccaAATCAGGCGGGTTCTTCACTTCCtcctttttatgtcttcttGAAATTAGTGTGGAGATCATGATCGATGCATCAAGAATGGTCTCACTTTGCTTAAAAGGTTGCTTTCCCACCATAGACTCTTGCTGTAAATGATAATTGTGACTAGTATTCAAATATGGGGCATCAATACTCTTGACAAAGACTATATTCTTCTTACAGATAAGATACGATATTATCAAGGATAAGTTTTCTATCATTGGCCCACACCATTAAGCGGTTAACAAGGTTCTTATTCTTTAGAATTTGGCCTTCCAAAGTAAGATTCTTGGGAACGAATGTGATACCAATCACCAAAGCAATTACAAGGCACAATGATTCGAGAACTCCAGATGATGATTCGATGGATTTGCCACAATCCATTAATGTATATGGTAGTGAACAATGTCTAAATTGTTGAAGGTTTGATCAGAATCTTTTTACACTTTTGACCCACAAATTTGAGAAATCTAAGAAGCACTAGACTTTGGCTTGATCATGGTTAGATCTGTCTTTAGTTCTCTATAGACAAACAATAAGACAATATGCTCTATTGAGATATCTAAGCACTGTACAGTGTTTAAATCCAATACAAAAATTAGAAGCAAAAATGAACACCAAACCAAGCAAATCATAAGAAACCACTATCAAGAGATTACAATTACTTCACTACCAAGAGATTACAATCAATCTACTAATTCTATACCACCCTGTATTTTATATTGGAAAAGATGATGCTCACTCTGGATTTGCTTTCTTTGTTATCAAATTTAGTGCATCTTGTCATACTCTCCTCCATGCAAGATCATAAATGATCAATAACTACGACTACCAGTTGACATAAATAACTCAAGATAATCCTTTTCTTATCTTTCCCTGTGTTCACTTGAGGGAACAGGAACTCCCTTGACAAGCATTTGTTTCCTCCATTATCAGTCAGTAATTCCTTTGGCTGTATATTATTGGGCCTTTGGTagaagcagcagcagcttcTGCAGCTTGGTTCCTAGTTCCCCCCACAGTCCATAGCCACCTCACTTGGAAGAAGTACTTGTCTTGAGATTGCTTCATGGGTCGTTTGCTTCTGTTCTTTAGCAATTCTTGGGACACCACTTTCACATCCATAGCTAACTGAAACCTCTCTCCACTTAGTGTCTGTGCATAACGATCCATGCCGTGACAAGTAACGCCTAAGTTC
This window encodes:
- the LOC122082620 gene encoding LOW QUALITY PROTEIN: serine carboxypeptidase-like 27 (The sequence of the model RefSeq protein was modified relative to this genomic sequence to represent the inferred CDS: substituted 1 base at 1 genomic stop codon) — translated: MGFSLFPVVGFVSLSLLLYSTTCYSFSEDQERDRITELPGQPNIQFSQYSGYVTVDEKAGRALFYWLVEAPANRRPESRPLVLWLNGGPGCSSVAYGFAEEIGPFRINPDGNSLLSNPYAWNSQANLLFLESPAGVGFSYSNTTLDLYTVGDQRTAEDAYTFLVNWFKRFPQYKHRDFYIAGESYAGHYVPQLAQIVYRRNKRINNPVINFKGFMVGNAVTDDYHDYVGTFEYWWTHGLISDATYRTLRVRCDFVSSLHPSDACIAALDVAVSEQGNIDPYSIFTLPCNDTATLRRNLRGHYPWMSRAYDPCTERYSKLYFNRPEVQTAIHANLTGILYSWDTCSDIVGNYWVDSPLTMLPIYQELIAAGLKIWVFSGDTDAVVPVTATRYSIDALKLPTIINWYPWYDNGKVGGWSQVYKGLTFVTVTGAGHEVPLHRPRQALILFKHFLDSKPMPTSSKXSNSSDSSGISDSWNKLTTGIKMKDRIREMIFAYQFMLGVYVLSLTKSGCCKPPTSCNYGAATMMAQDPDCYRWNTMANLLCYECDSCKAGVLEDVRRDWHKLSVLNVLMVVFLICIYSIGCCAYRNSKRSQTDYPYGENRMKKVIPRWDFYWRRWWRDRREFLY